The proteins below come from a single Psychrobacter sp. FDAARGOS_221 genomic window:
- a CDS encoding McrB family protein: protein MKKSQPNNQALLPTQPTNIIFTGVAGTGKTHRLLQLQQLYDEPINSSWDNWRVQQMSHYGWCEVVCAVLLLEDRMMTVPEMMRHPLIKDKAIANKRNDNINQTLWVQLSKHTHPDSVTVNSTQRSANYYFDKTESSHWFMLDEVKPMLQQQLDELLSLYDKRAESEHIRQHTISRSCLVSFHQSYGYDEFVEGIRPHIHPQTGQMQYGIQPGAFLTLCAQAASDPEHRYAMLIDEINRANTAQVFGELMSVIEPTKRAGGSTPMSVRLAYSGRQFMVPSNVDIYATMNTQDHSLAALDMAFRRRFEFVTCYPDSSVLSEVIDSDGNAVDIARLMQAINQRLNSLLGPEAQLGQSYFMHISDIRELAARLSGQIIPQIIEYINSRALSTQIGDLLMQVLYGNYPNSSHGEGSSVIEHCLLKIEMPMTAQIQMEEGSSLAMSETQLLHPEFAAVAQSGTVLSALAFTESNQAESKTTNRYLTAKPYQQLYQY, encoded by the coding sequence ATGAAAAAGTCGCAGCCTAACAATCAGGCGCTATTGCCAACACAACCGACTAATATTATTTTTACAGGGGTTGCCGGTACCGGTAAAACGCACCGACTGTTACAGCTACAACAGCTCTATGATGAGCCGATTAATAGCTCATGGGATAACTGGCGTGTGCAGCAAATGAGCCATTATGGCTGGTGTGAAGTGGTGTGTGCCGTATTGCTGTTAGAAGACAGAATGATGACGGTGCCTGAGATGATGCGTCATCCTTTAATCAAAGATAAAGCCATTGCCAATAAGCGTAATGATAATATCAATCAGACACTGTGGGTGCAGCTCAGTAAGCATACGCATCCGGACTCTGTCACCGTTAATAGTACCCAGCGCTCAGCCAATTACTATTTTGATAAGACAGAATCAAGCCATTGGTTTATGTTAGATGAAGTAAAGCCCATGCTTCAACAGCAGTTAGATGAGCTGTTGTCTCTGTATGATAAACGTGCTGAATCTGAACACATTCGGCAGCACACCATCAGTCGCAGCTGCTTGGTTAGCTTTCATCAATCTTATGGCTATGATGAATTTGTGGAGGGGATTCGTCCACACATTCATCCACAAACTGGGCAAATGCAATACGGAATTCAACCAGGTGCTTTTTTGACCCTGTGTGCTCAGGCGGCGAGTGATCCTGAGCATCGTTATGCCATGCTGATTGATGAGATTAATCGTGCCAATACGGCGCAAGTATTCGGCGAGCTGATGAGTGTTATTGAACCCACTAAGCGTGCAGGCGGGTCGACACCGATGAGTGTGCGCTTGGCTTATTCGGGCCGACAGTTTATGGTGCCGAGCAATGTGGATATTTATGCCACTATGAATACGCAAGATCACTCACTGGCTGCGCTAGATATGGCGTTTAGACGCCGCTTTGAGTTTGTTACTTGTTACCCTGACAGTAGCGTGTTATCGGAAGTAATTGATTCTGACGGCAATGCGGTTGATATCGCACGATTGATGCAGGCCATTAATCAGCGTTTAAACAGTCTGTTAGGTCCTGAAGCTCAGTTGGGTCAGTCCTACTTTATGCATATTAGCGATATTCGTGAGTTGGCAGCACGATTGTCGGGTCAAATTATTCCACAAATCATTGAATATATTAATAGTAGAGCATTATCGACTCAGATTGGTGATCTATTAATGCAAGTATTGTATGGCAATTATCCTAATAGCAGTCATGGCGAAGGTAGTTCGGTAATTGAGCATTGTCTGTTAAAGATTGAGATGCCAATGACAGCGCAAATACAGATGGAAGAGGGTAGCTCGTTGGCTATGTCGGAAACTCAACTATTGCATCCAGAGTTTGCAGCTGTTGCTCAGTCAGGAACAGTGCTTTCCGCATTGGCGTTCACTGAGTCTAATCAAGCAGAATCCAAGACCACTAATCGATATTTAACGGCGAAGCCATACCAGCAGTTGTATCAGTACTGA